The genomic region TAGTTCTTCTCGCCGCGCACCGTGAGCACGCCATCCTCGAACTCCACGTGGACGTCCTCGGGCTTTACACCCGCCAGCTCGGCGCTCAGCTCGATGGCTTCGGAGGTCTCTCGAACCTCCATGGCCGGCAGCCAAGCCTGGCCGGCGCTCGGGTCGAGCGCGTCGTCAAACAGCCCGCCGAACTCCCCCTGGAGACGGCGCAAATCGGACCAGGGTGACAGGAACGCGCGTCGATAGGGCATGATGGCCATGATTACTTTCTCCCGCCTTTCGGCAATGGTGCATTCAACCGCACCGGGCGATTGACTCCGCGCCGATGCGGACCGGGTCCGGTCTCGGCGGACCCGCATCGCTGCCCTCGAGTTGGGCACGTGGCGTACCACTCCGCGCTGCCATAGTGGCAGAGGATCGCCGCGCGGCCCGAGGTGTGCATCTTGGGCACGAAGAGGGACCACCCGGCTTCGGCCAGGTGTAGGCAGCGAGGATGACCACGCTATGGGAGGGGACGGTGAACGTAGGTACGAGGTTGCTGGCACCGGCGCGCTGGCTACGCGCGCGCCCGAGGTTGCTGCGCGGCCTCATCATCGGCGGCGTGCTCTTCGCCGCGACCGGAGGCGGCCTCGCCCTGGGCATCTGGAACTCCGTCTGCCGGACCTGCCCCTCCGTCGCCCAGATCTTCGTCTGGGAGCCCAAGCAATCCACGCAGATCCTGGACGTGCAGGGTCGACTGGTGGGAGAGCTGGCGCTCGAGCGGCGCACACCGGTGGCCATCGAAACGCTTCCGGCGCACGTGCCCCAGGCGTTCGTGGCGGTGGAGGACCGGCGCTTCTACAGGCACGACGGGGTGGACGCCCGCGGCGTGATGCGCGGCTTCTTCAACCTCGTCACGGGCAACTGGAGTGCCGGCGGCGGCAGCACCATCACCCAGCAGCTCGCCCGCAACATGTTCCAGTCGGAGGTCGGTTTCGTCCGCAGGGTGGAGCGCAAGCTCAAGGAGATGCGCGTGGCGCGGGAGCTCGAGCGCGTCTACGGCAAGGATCAGATCCTCGA from Gemmatimonadota bacterium harbors:
- a CDS encoding Hsp20/alpha crystallin family protein, whose protein sequence is MAIMPYRRAFLSPWSDLRRLQGEFGGLFDDALDPSAGQAWLPAMEVRETSEAIELSAELAGVKPEDVHVEFEDGVLTVRGEKNYERRSEDERRHVHERSYGSFTRAFTLPREVEVERIEAAFNEGVLTVRVPKAERAKGRKIDVLSPAHAAEQVEVG